The DNA window TGCTGGTGCAGACactaaccctaatcctaaccctaaaTCCAGCTCATGCCAGCATCACACTGCCCCAACCCTGACATCGAGCCCAAGCTCATGCTGGGGACCAACCCCCCCAGCCTGTGCAGTATCGTGGGTGGGGCAggacagcagccctgcctggaTGGGGTCCAGAATCTATGGGGCGGGCTGGGGGGGGCGGGCTATGGCCAGCACAGTATATAAGGCCAACAGCAGACTGCAGGGGCACCCGTGCTGGGGGCTGCCAACGCGGAGGTGCAACCATGGTGCTGTCCGCTGCTGACAAGACCAACGTCAAGGGCATCTTCTCCAAAATCGCCGGCCATGCTGAGGAGTATGGAGCCGAGGCCCTGGACAGGTAGGTGTCCTCTCATCTCCGTCTGCCTCTCTCCTGTCTGTCCCTGATCCTTTTCCCATACTCAGCTGTCCATgtcccatccctccccatctTACCCgtcccctcctgctctgctggcccTGACTCACTGTGCTCCACAGGATGTTCACCACCTACCCCCAGACCAAGACCTACTTCCCCCACTTTGATGTGTCACACGGCTCCGCTCAGATCAAGGGGCACGGCAAGAAGGTAGCGGCTGCCTTGGTCGAGGCTGCCAACCACATTGATGACATCGCAGGCACCCTCTCCAAGCTCAGCGACCTCCATGCCCAGAAGCTCCGCGTGGATCCTGTCAACTTCAAAGTGAGTGTCTGGGAAGGGGGGCAACCCACCCTGCCCCTGATGCAGCCCTTTCTTGGGCCACgtggccacccctctcctcaCCCTCTCCTTTTGCCTTGCAGCTCCTGGGCCAATGCTTCCTGGTGGTGGTGGCCATCCACCACCCTGCTGCCCTGACCCCGGAGGTCCATGCTTCCCTGGACAAGTTCTTGTGCGCTGTGGGCACCGTGCTGACCGCCAAGTACCGTTAAGATGGCACGGCGGGTAGAGCTGGGGGGCAACCCACCACCAGCCCTCCAACAGAGAGCAGCCaaatgagatgaaataaaatctgttgcATTTGTGCTCCAGCTCTGGTGTCCTGCTCTGGTTGCTGCCTATGGGGAGGGAGTGGGAGGGATCTGCTCTGGGGCTCCATGCAGCTGAACTGCGGGCCCCAGGGCCAGGTGAGTGTGTGGAGGATATGAGCTCAAGTGGTGGTGTCTGGATGATGTTTGGGTGGTGTTTGGATGATGTTTGGGTGGTGTTTGGGTGGTGGTGCCCAGAAGACAGAtgcatttctgctgtctgtGGGCATGAATAGAGCTCTTACAGGTGCTGGTGGACAGAGGGGCTTTATGGAGAGTGGTTCTTGAGGGCTCCCAACAGCTCCAACCCATCCTGAGCTTCCCAGCAGAGCCACATACCCATGTTGGGATCCCAAGCACTCCTTACCCCATGAAGCCTAAACTGTAGGGAAACAGATCTCATTCAGAAAGGGCTTGCAGGAGGTGGGTGACACAGCAAGGACAAGCTGAGGACCTTCTGCACTGGGGCAGCTTTCTATGCAGGTCTATGGACTGTGGCCCTCATAGGACTTCTCTGCTTCCATCTCCTGACACCTTGCTGTGTGCCACCCATGGGGGTCCCAGGGTGCACCAAGAAGGCAGAAGGGCTGGGGAAGACCACAGCACTCCAATAGGAACCACCAGCACCTGGGGATCAGTTCGTGTTCTTTGGGCTGTGAACCTCATCAGGGCAGGGGGATGAGCATGGGTGGTGAAGcggtgctgggtgctgtgtgtgGCCCCCAGCTCTtatcacagccagcagcagggctggggatggccATAGCCAGTGGGGGCTGCAGGTAGCTGATAAAGAGCTGCACGGGCTCTCCTCCAGCCCACGGGTGTGGTGAGGGACGTGGACAGCAGATAGCCCTGGGGGGGTAAAACCTGCCAGGTGCTGAGTAACTGCAGCCTGTCCCTGCCAGGGATCTTAATGCAGAGATGGAGGTTTGAGAAAGCCCCAGAGCGgccagcacagaaaaaaaccagCATGAATCCAACCTGGGGTTACCACAGGTCCCCTCATTCCTTGCCACATGTACCATATGAATGGGTTCAGATGGAGGGATGGTCTCCAGTGACCATCAGGGACCAGTGCTCACAGGCGACTCCAGAGAGCTTCCAGCCCTCAAAAGTTCCTCCTACAAATCACCAGCCTCAGGTGCCACAAATCCACCAGGCCATGCTCCAGTCTCCCACCTCACACCATCCAGATACATCTATGGGCATTGCTTCCCACAGCAGAGAGCCTCTGCTCCGagggagcacagggagcagggGCACGGTGCAGGCAGGGCATGCATGGCACTGGGAACTGGTGTGCCAAGCACTGGTAAGAGCCAGTGTCAAATCCTGCATAGATCTGGTCTGCTCCAAACCCTGCTGCAGGGGATCCTTGCAGTCCTGAGATTGGTAAAGGCAGTGCTTGTACAAGTGGGGTGAAGCTGCATGTAAAGGAATGCATGTCCTCCAGCCTGGAGCTGAAGCAAGAAATGGCAGCACATATGGGGcatatctgtgtgtgtgcatgaaaAGTGTCAGGAGCAATGCAGGGGGATGATGTGTGCGACATTtggctgctgtccctgctgcctctgccagaCCTCTGCCTCCAGTTGCTCTCACACCTTGCTATGACCTCAGGTAGGACTCAGCAGGGCCAGTGTTTTAGAGGAGACAGTGTCTGGCTCTGTCTGGCTAAAGAATGCCATACTGCAAACAGCTGAGTGTTTTGTCCCAGCTACTTGTCCCTGCTGCCACAAGATGGAGGCCTCAAGCCGTGGTGCCTTTATCAGAGCCAGCCAGCTCAGCTTTGAGTCAGAGCCTCCAGCATTGGCCAGGATGAGCTCCTGAACACCTTGGGGTGCTGGCGCAGGCTTGAAGGGTGCATGGAACCCCATGCTGTTTAAGGGGCCAGATCCACTGCCAGGAGGGTCTGCACCACCAGCTAGGCAGGGCTGGGTACGGTGTGGGAACAGGAACCCTGCCCAGACCCCTCACCCTCTTCctacaatcacagaattacagaatcacggtgttgttgggttggaagggaccttagagcCCCCAGATCCAGCCCTGATGTGAGATCCTTTTGCTAGAGATGAGGGAGAATATCACCTGTTTACAAAAGgttcttctgtgtttgcatCTGACATAGGCATTCAGCAGGCCAATAGCAAAACCCATCAGGGGTGCAACCTATAGGTCTTTTGCTGAAAACATCCTGTCAACGCAGCTTGTTTGCCTCAGGTTTGGctagtttttctttcctaaatgtCAGCCTTTCCATACTGAAATGCTCCCTGATATATCCAAACCATTTTTAACCCAATGCTTGGGGTTGCTCACAGCTCTTCCAGCTCAAACCCATCTGAGGTTTTAATAAGTGTATTCTCTATTACAACACATAAGTTATTGATGAAGGAACAGTGAATAATGATATTGAACCAAGAACTGGAATCtgtcacagaaggaaaacagactcATCTGAAATGATTCATTCTTGGCAATAGCAATGCTTATTACTCATCTCTTACTTCAATTAAAAGTCCCACTGTTAGTTGTGACTTTAAGTTGACTGCCTTATAGTTCCCTGGTTTCCACTTTTTACCCTGCTAATAAGAATAGACCCTACTGTCTTATTCTGCAACCCCATCACCCTCTGCCATTTCTCAAAGATTCGGATGGAGTGAAATGGCTTCAATCAGTTGCTGAGGTAAAGGGGAATTTTTTCAGGCAGTCTGGAAACACCGAAGTGATTGAACTGTACTTTAATCCACTCTTTTCAGGATCCATCTACCTTAAGTCCTTTatcaaaaatgacattttagtGAAGGCTGactctattttctctcttctgtgagTACTTTTCCTGTCCCTGCTGCGTCAACACCTTCCCCAGGGGATGTTTTCTATTTAGGCTTTAAGACCCTTGTGACTTTTTGTCTTGGTCTTTTGATCATGTCCCTGTGTGCTCAGTATTCCTTCACCATAATGTCAATTTTGATGGAGGACTTAaagtattttctctccttcctttcatgAAAACAGAGACTGCTCCCAGTGGAGCAGCTACATCAAGCATCAGCTGCATGGGTCCCTAAAGAGAACAGGGCTGATAAAAACAAGCATTACCAGAACTTAAAACATTGTCTGTGTTTCGCTGCCATCACAAAAAGTTTAATGCCACAGACAATATCTTAGAAAAACTTTCTGCTCAGCTCCTTCTGGTCATCAGATCCAGCCAGGTTTCCACTGTGGCTGTACCAGTAGCTACCCTTTTCAATGAAGAAACAGCACTTTTCTGTCAGTCGATGTTGTCCACTAAGGATTGATCTGATTCTCAATACAGAATGGACATGCAGACACGTCTTCCTACCACACAGCAGCCACCTGAGATGATCTGAATGTGCTTAGGGACACAGAGAACATAAGAAATGTCCCTGCTGGACCTGATGGTTGGTTCATCTCACCCAGCGCTGTGTTCAGCAATAGGAGATGGCACTGGGGAGCACACAAGCCTCGCCATTTTAGCTTGTGCTCCTCCAAC is part of the Coturnix japonica isolate 7356 chromosome 14, Coturnix japonica 2.1, whole genome shotgun sequence genome and encodes:
- the LOC107320982 gene encoding hemoglobin subunit alpha-A; protein product: MVLSAADKTNVKGIFSKIAGHAEEYGAEALDRMFTTYPQTKTYFPHFDVSHGSAQIKGHGKKVAAALVEAANHIDDIAGTLSKLSDLHAQKLRVDPVNFKLLGQCFLVVVAIHHPAALTPEVHASLDKFLCAVGTVLTAKYR